In Alosa alosa isolate M-15738 ecotype Scorff River chromosome 19, AALO_Geno_1.1, whole genome shotgun sequence, a genomic segment contains:
- the tmem71 gene encoding transmembrane protein 71: MAFFFRGAITSSPVKSRATQEDESCHSLGVSFLSDSSYECFSTNPLTGSVCQCRRSPRLLGNGYYVLTEDSFAVDDQGNVTLTPSKTNVSYKENLVRIFRRRRRVRKSLASLLSDVSQSCQSWLGGGVFGWTDSALQEEPSTEECSHTSCVCSHTPFDHGHSSTYVRTPLRRGHTPIRLSHTPDREFPHSFTYDPTENVCPPDKSKISQEEEFTEEQCLSQEQFGQSVGGLLEVPPPTTFIHDRSPTPVDTPPGSPLVKAFILLLLLMLCVCTAIFSRWLLGGVVVTITFLLVSSLRKDVRWRCAKTEDITSRNE; the protein is encoded by the exons ATGGCGTTCTTCTTCAGAGGAGCCATCACTA GCTCTCCAGTAAAGAGCAGAGCCACACAAGAGGATGAATCATGCCACAG CCTGGGCGTGTCCTTCCTCTCAGACTCCTCCTACGAATGCTTCTCAACCAATCCGCTGACAGgatctgtgtgtcagtgtcgcCGTAGTCCCCGTCTCCTAGGCAACGGTTACTACGTGCTGACAGAGGACAGTTTTGCCGTTGATGACCAGGGAAACGTCACCCTCACACCCTCCAAGACCAACGTGTCCTATAAAGAAAACCTCGtccg tatattCCGTCGCAGGCGGCGGGTGAGAAAGTCATTGGCAAGTCTTCTCAGTGACGTCAGCCAATCGTGTCAGTCGTGGCTAGGAGGGGGCGTGTTTGGCTGGACAGACTCCGCCCTCCAGGAAGAGCCGTCCACTGAGGAGTGTAGCCACACCTCCTGTGTGTGCAGCCACACCCCCTTTGACCATGGTCACTCCTCCACATACGTCCGCACCCCCCTCAGAAGAGGCCACACCCCCATCCGGCTAAGCCACACCCCAGACAGGGAGTTCCCACACAGCTTCACTTACG atccAACAGAGAATGTGTGTCCACCTGATAAGTCGAAGATTTCTCAGGAGGAGGAGTTTACTGAGGAACAGTGTCTGTCACAAGAGCAATTTGGCCAATCAGTGGGTGGATTATTGGAAGTCCCGCCTCCCACAACCTTCATCCATGACAGAAGCCCCACCCCTGTGGACACACCCCCAG gctcTCCGCTGGTGAAagccttcatcctcctcctcctcctcatgttgtgtgtttgcacagcTATCTTCTCCAG ATGGTTGTTGGGAGGTGTTGTCGTGACGATAACCTTTCTCCTGGTGTCGTCATTGCGTAAAGATGTTAGGTGGAGGTGTGCAAAGACAGAG GACATCACCTCCAGGAAtgaataa